In the genome of Burkholderiales bacterium, the window TGATCTGCGAGCTGGAGCTGCCCGAGGGCGCGATTCTGGTCACGGGCAAGTTGCGCGAAGAGGCCGGTGAGCTGGAAGGGCGGGCCTACAAGCCTGCAGCCGCGAATACCTGGGCCGGGACCGCAGCGGACGAGACCAGCGACCGCCTCAAGGTCGAATGGGTCGTGCGCGGAAAGAAAGGCCAGGTACTCGGGCTTGCAGCCCGACATGAGCGCGCAGGCACGGTCCGCGCGCGGGTGCAGCTGCGCTGAAGCTAGCGGCGCGCGGACGATCAGCCCGCGTGCTTCAACCGGCGGCGACCCCCGCCGAGGCCTGCGCGTCCGCGCCCGCAGGGCGCAGCGCATCGGGTTGCTCGTGCGCAAGACCGCACAAGTCGAAACGTCGCTGCGGCACCGGCTTGACGATGGCGAAGTAAGGAGAGACGTCGAAATCGCGCGGCACGCAAAGGCCCGAATGACGCGGGGCGGCAAGCTGGCTGTTGTCGGGCGGGAATACGGGGTAGCGGACCGACTGGAACGCCTGCGCGATCAGCGTCGAGCAGACCGCCTTGCCCGGTTCGCCGCGCTCGGGCAACGGTCCGCGCCCCCTGCGCAGCCGGGCCGGCAGCAGCGGGAGGGAGTATCGGGCGAGCCCGAACACACGCTTCAGATCGTACTTCTTGCCAAGGTTCGCGGCCATGAAGCCGACCAGCCGGGAAGCCTCGTCCCTTGTCAGTCCGGCCGGCCGGCAGATCCGGGTGTGGAAGCCCTCATAGGTGGACAAGGGCACCGCGCACACGCCTCTGACCAGATCGGCTTCGATGAGCACATTGGGTTCGGGGCCGTCGCCAGCCACTCCCGGGACCTCGCCCACGTACAGCGCCGCGTGCGACCAGGTGGATTGCGTCGCGTATCGGATGAGTGCGCCGATGCGCGTGTTGCCCTCGACCAGCAACACGTCGCCCGGTTGCAACAGTGCGCGCAACTCCTCGGTGCGCGCCGTCGCCAGTGGCCGGAATCGCGCGGCCGGGTGGCTCAGGAAGCGGACCAGGACATTGGCGATGGCGGCAAACATCGCAGGTTCTCCACCGTGTACGCGACCGCGTTGTCCGGACCCAGCCAGCCGATCCCGCCGCAGGTGGTGCAGCGGGCAGACTTTCTCCCGCAGCACGTTGCGCAGGCGCGCGATTGCGCCTGGTCCGATCGGTGCACGTCCCGCACGTAACCCCGTCCTTTGCATTCAGGACAGGTCGCGATGCCGGAGCCGTGGCATTCATCGCAGGGCAGCATGGCTGGCTCTCCTCTGGTTGCGCTTGCGCGATGCGGCCGGCACTGCGGCCGCGATACCACTGTAGGAGCACGCGCAGGGACAAGAAATCCGACTTTCGATATATACGTCGCGGCACGCGGGCCGGCCTTACACAGGCACGGAGGCTAGAATGCAGCTGCCTGCACACAATTGCGTGAACAGGCAGTGCCGGGCGTCGCGTGGGGGTCGGATCCTGGATATGAGGCTGACGATTGCTTTGCTGGCTGCGTGCGTGTTGATCGGCGCTCAGGCGGGGGCCTGGGCGGCAGAAGCACAGAGCGACGTCAGGAAGGCCGCCAGACAGATGGGCAGCGACGCCAAGCAGATGGGCAAGCAGGTCGGCAAGACCGCCAGGAAGGTGGGCAAGGACGTCGGCAAAGCCTCGAGCCGGGCCGCCCGGACCATCAAGAAGGAGTTCAAGGAAGACTTCCTCGACAAGAAGGACGACGACAAGCCGGTGAGGAATTCAGCGCAGCGCGCGGGCCGGCAATAGGTCCGGGCGCACTCTCAGAAGGGAATCCCGACTCGCGCAGCCGGCGCATTCACTGCATCGAGCACAGCC includes:
- a CDS encoding lipo-like protein; protein product: MFAAIANVLVRFLSHPAARFRPLATARTEELRALLQPGDVLLVEGNTRIGALIRYATQSTWSHAALYVGEVPGVAGDGPEPNVLIEADLVRGVCAVPLSTYEGFHTRICRPAGLTRDEASRLVGFMAANLGKKYDLKRVFGLARYSLPLLPARLRRGRGPLPERGEPGKAVCSTLIAQAFQSVRYPVFPPDNSQLAAPRHSGLCVPRDFDVSPYFAIVKPVPQRRFDLCGLAHEQPDALRPAGADAQASAGVAAG